Proteins from a single region of Camelus ferus isolate YT-003-E chromosome 23, BCGSAC_Cfer_1.0, whole genome shotgun sequence:
- the IPO9 gene encoding importin-9 isoform X4: protein MAAAAAAGASSGLPGPVAQGLKEALVDTLTGILSPVQEVRAAAEEQIKVLEVTEEFGVHLAELTVDPQGALAIRQLASVILKQYVETHWCAQSEKFRPPETTERAKAVIRELLPNGLRESISKVRSSAAYAVSAVAHWDWPEAWPQLFSLLMEMLVSGDLNAVHGAMRVLTEFTREVTDTQMPLVAPVILPEMYRIFTMAEVYGIRTRSRAVEIFTTCAHMICNMEELEKGAAKVLIFPVVQQFTEAFVQALQIPDGPTSDSGFKMEVLKAVTALVKNFPKHMVSSMQQILPIVWNTLTESAAFYVRTEVNYTEEVEDPVDSDGEVLGFENLVFSIFEFVHALLENSKFKSTVKKALPELIYYVILYMQITEEQIKVWTANPQQFVEDEDDDTFSYTVRIAAQDLLLAVATDFQNESAAALAAAATRHLQEAEQTRSSGAEHWWKTHEACMLALGSVKSVLTDGVKSGRVHFDVHGFLAGVVLADLGLSVSPFLLGRALWAASRFTVAMSPELIQQFLQATVSGLHETQPPSVRISAVRAIWGYCDQLKVSESTHVLQPFLPSILDGLIHLAAQFSSEVLNLVMETLCIVCTVDPEFTASVEGKICPFTIAIFLKYSNDPVVASLAQDIFKELSQIEACQGPMQMRLIPTLVSIMQAPTDKIPAGLCATAIDILTTVVRNTKPPLSQLLICQAFPAVAQCTLHTDDNATMQNGGECLRAYVSVALEQVAQWRDEQGHSGLWYVMQVVSQLLDPRTSEFTAAFVGRLVSTLISKAGQELGENLDQILRAILSKMQQAETLSVMQASSLSSTVPDHGVRPPGAHSAGAPPGVPVQPPGTHRQARPGIRDGRVDQPAAPVLRAVRGQSQLRGAVQAAPAWHHRGRQAAAGHTREGRGDLRPG, encoded by the exons AATTTGGTGTTCACCTGGCAGAGCTGACCGTGGACCCCCAGGGGGCACTGGCAATCCGTCAG CTGGCGTCGGTCATTCTGAAGCAGTACGTGGAGACTCACTGGTGCGCCCAGTCAGAGAAGTTCCGACCCCCGGAGACCACGGAAAGG GCAAAAGCTGTCATCCGGGAGCTGCTGCCCAACGGGCTGAGAGAGTCGATAAGCAAGGTGCGCTCCAGCGCGGCCTACGCCGTGTCGGCCGTCGCCCACTGGGACTGGCCCGAGGCTTGGCCCCAGCTCTTCAGCCTGCTCATGGAGATGCTGGTGAGCGGAGACCTGAATGCGGTCCACGGAGCCATGCGCGTGCTGACAG AATTCACTCGAGAAGTGACGGACACGCAGATGCCGCTTGTCGCCCCCGTCATCCTCCCAGAGATGTACAGGATCTTCACCATGGCTGAG GTGTATGGTATTCGAACCCGTTCCCGTGCTGTGGAGATTTTCACCACTTGTGCCCACATGATCTGTAACATGGAGGAACTGGAGAAG GGTGCGGCCAAGGTCCTGATCTTTCCCGTGGTGCAGCAGTTCACAGAGGCCTTCGTCCAGGCCCTGCAGATACCGGACGGCCCCACGTCTGACAGCGGGTTCAAGATGGAAGTCCTCAAG GCAGTGACAGCCCTGGTGAAAAACTTCCCAAAGCACATGGTGTCTTCCATGCAGCAAATTCTGCCTATTGTTTGGAACACCTTAACTGAGAGTGCAGCCTT TTACGTGAGGACAGAGGTGAACTACACAGAAGAGGTAGAAGACCCTGTGGACTCTGACG GTGAAGTCCTGGGCTTTGAAAATCTCGTCTTTAGCATTTTTGAATTTGTCCACGCTCTACTAGAAAACAGCAAGTTCAAAAGCACTGTTAAAAAAGCCCTGCCGGAGCTGATTTACTACGTCATCCTGTACATGCAGATCACTGAGGAGCAG ATCAAAGTGTGGACGGCCAACCCCCAGCAGTTCGTAGAAGATGAAGACGATGATACTTTCTCCTACACCGTTAGGATTGCAGCACAAGACCTGCTGCTG GCTGTGGCCACCGATTTCCAGAACGAGAGTGCAGCTGCCCTGGCCGCTGCAGCCACGCGGCACCTGCAGGAGGCCGAGCAGACCAGGAGCAGCGGCGCCGAGCACTG GTGGAAGACTCACGAGGCCTGCATGCTGGCCCTGGGCTCAGTGAAGTCCGTCCTCACCGACGGTGTGAAGAGCGGCCGGGTCCACTTCGACGTGCACGGGTTCCTGGCCGGCGTCGTCCTGGCAGACCTCGGCCTCTCAG tgTCTCCTTTCCTCTTGGGCCGGGCCCTTTGGGCTGCCAGTCGGTTCACTGTTGCTATGTCCCCTGAACTGATCCAGCAGTTTCTTCAGGCAACAGTTAGTGGTCTTCATGAGACACAGCCCCCGTCAGTTCGAATTTCTGCTGTGCGAGCCATCTGGGG GTACTGTGACCAGCTCAAGGTCTCCGAGAGCACCCACGTGCTtcagcccttcctccccagcatCCTGGACGGCTTGATCCACCTGGCGGCCCAGTTTAGCTCAGAGGTCCTCAACCTTGTGATGGAGACCCTGTGCATCGTCTGCACGGTGGACCCGGAGTTCACAGCCAGCGTGGAAGGCAAAATCTGCCCCTTCACCATCGCCATCTTCCTCAAGTACAGTAACG ATCCTGTGGTCGCCTCGTTGGCTCAAGACATCTTCAAGGAGCTGTCCCAGATTGAGGCCTGTCAGGGCCCAATGCAGATGAGGCTGATTCCCACTCTGGTCAGCATCATGCAGGCCCCCACAGACAAGATCCCCGCCGGGCTCTGCGCG ACAGCCATCGACATCCTGACCACGGTGGTGCGGAATACGAAGCCCCCCCTTTCCCAGCTTCTCATCTGCCAGGCTTTCCCTGCCGTGGCCCAGTGCACCCTCCACACGGACGACAATGCCACCATGCAG AACGGCGGAGAGTGCCTGCGGGCCTATGTGTCGGTGGCGCTGGAGCAGGTGGCCCAGTGGCGCGATGAGCAGGGCCACAGTGGGCTGTGGTACGTGATGCAGGTGGTGAGCCAGCTCCTGGACCCCCGCACCTCTGAGTTCACCGCCGCCTTTGTGGGCCGCCTCGTGTCCACCCTCATCTCCAAGGCcgggcaggagctgggggagaaCCTCGACCAGATTCTCCGTGCCATCCTCAGCAAGATGCAGCAGGCGGAGACGCTCAGCGTCATGCAG GCGTCCTCCTTGTCCTCCACAGTCCCTGATCATGGTGTTCGCCCACCTGGTGCACACTCAGCTGGAGCCCCTCCTGGAGTTCCTGTGCAGCCTCCCGGGACCCACCGGCAAGCCCGCCCTGGAATTCGTGATGGCCGAGTGGACCAGCCGGCAGCACCTGTTCTACGGGCAGTACGAGGGCAAAGTCAG CTCCGTGGCGCTGTGCAAGCTGCTCCAGCATGGCATCACCGCGGACGACAGGCGGCTGCAGGACATACGCGTGAAGGGCGAGGAGATCTACGGCCTGGATGA
- the IPO9 gene encoding importin-9 isoform X2: MAAAAAAGASSGLPGPVAQGLKEALVDTLTGILSPVQEVRAAAEEQIKVLEVTEEFGVHLAELTVDPQGALAIRQLASVILKQYVETHWCAQSEKFRPPETTERAKAVIRELLPNGLRESISKVRSSAAYAVSAVAHWDWPEAWPQLFSLLMEMLVSGDLNAVHGAMRVLTEFTREVTDTQMPLVAPVILPEMYRIFTMAEVYGIRTRSRAVEIFTTCAHMICNMEELEKGAAKVLIFPVVQQFTEAFVQALQIPDGPTSDSGFKMEVLKAVTALVKNFPKHMVSSMQQILPIVWNTLTESAAFYVRTEVNYTEEVEDPVDSDGEVLGFENLVFSIFEFVHALLENSKFKSTVKKALPELIYYVILYMQITEEQIKVWTANPQQFVEDEDDDTFSYTVRIAAQDLLLAVATDFQNESAAALAAAATRHLQEAEQTRSSGAEHWWKTHEACMLALGSVKSVLTDGVKSGRVHFDVHGFLAGVVLADLGLSVSPFLLGRALWAASRFTVAMSPELIQQFLQATVSGLHETQPPSVRISAVRAIWGYCDQLKVSESTHVLQPFLPSILDGLIHLAAQFSSEVLNLVMETLCIVCTVDPEFTASVEGKICPFTIAIFLKYSNDPVVASLAQDIFKELSQIEACQGPMQMRLIPTLVSIMQAPTDKIPAGLCATAIDILTTVVRNTKPPLSQLLICQAFPAVAQCTLHTDDNATMQNGGECLRAYVSVALEQVAQWRDEQGHSGLWYVMQVVSQLLDPRTSEFTAAFVGRLVSTLISKAGQELGENLDQILRAILSKMQQAETLSVMQLEPLLEFLCSLPGPTGKPALEFVMAEWTSRQHLFYGQYEGKVSSVALCKLLQHGITADDRRLQDIRVKGEEIYGLDEGVRTRSKSAKNPERWTNVPLLVKILKLIINELSSVMEANAARQATPAGWGPDDANDMWEDQEEDEDEEEDGLAGQLLSDILATSKYEEDYYEDDEEDDPDALKDPLYQIDLQAYLTDFLCQFAQQPCYAVFSGHLSDGERRVLQTIGI, encoded by the exons AATTTGGTGTTCACCTGGCAGAGCTGACCGTGGACCCCCAGGGGGCACTGGCAATCCGTCAG CTGGCGTCGGTCATTCTGAAGCAGTACGTGGAGACTCACTGGTGCGCCCAGTCAGAGAAGTTCCGACCCCCGGAGACCACGGAAAGG GCAAAAGCTGTCATCCGGGAGCTGCTGCCCAACGGGCTGAGAGAGTCGATAAGCAAGGTGCGCTCCAGCGCGGCCTACGCCGTGTCGGCCGTCGCCCACTGGGACTGGCCCGAGGCTTGGCCCCAGCTCTTCAGCCTGCTCATGGAGATGCTGGTGAGCGGAGACCTGAATGCGGTCCACGGAGCCATGCGCGTGCTGACAG AATTCACTCGAGAAGTGACGGACACGCAGATGCCGCTTGTCGCCCCCGTCATCCTCCCAGAGATGTACAGGATCTTCACCATGGCTGAG GTGTATGGTATTCGAACCCGTTCCCGTGCTGTGGAGATTTTCACCACTTGTGCCCACATGATCTGTAACATGGAGGAACTGGAGAAG GGTGCGGCCAAGGTCCTGATCTTTCCCGTGGTGCAGCAGTTCACAGAGGCCTTCGTCCAGGCCCTGCAGATACCGGACGGCCCCACGTCTGACAGCGGGTTCAAGATGGAAGTCCTCAAG GCAGTGACAGCCCTGGTGAAAAACTTCCCAAAGCACATGGTGTCTTCCATGCAGCAAATTCTGCCTATTGTTTGGAACACCTTAACTGAGAGTGCAGCCTT TTACGTGAGGACAGAGGTGAACTACACAGAAGAGGTAGAAGACCCTGTGGACTCTGACG GTGAAGTCCTGGGCTTTGAAAATCTCGTCTTTAGCATTTTTGAATTTGTCCACGCTCTACTAGAAAACAGCAAGTTCAAAAGCACTGTTAAAAAAGCCCTGCCGGAGCTGATTTACTACGTCATCCTGTACATGCAGATCACTGAGGAGCAG ATCAAAGTGTGGACGGCCAACCCCCAGCAGTTCGTAGAAGATGAAGACGATGATACTTTCTCCTACACCGTTAGGATTGCAGCACAAGACCTGCTGCTG GCTGTGGCCACCGATTTCCAGAACGAGAGTGCAGCTGCCCTGGCCGCTGCAGCCACGCGGCACCTGCAGGAGGCCGAGCAGACCAGGAGCAGCGGCGCCGAGCACTG GTGGAAGACTCACGAGGCCTGCATGCTGGCCCTGGGCTCAGTGAAGTCCGTCCTCACCGACGGTGTGAAGAGCGGCCGGGTCCACTTCGACGTGCACGGGTTCCTGGCCGGCGTCGTCCTGGCAGACCTCGGCCTCTCAG tgTCTCCTTTCCTCTTGGGCCGGGCCCTTTGGGCTGCCAGTCGGTTCACTGTTGCTATGTCCCCTGAACTGATCCAGCAGTTTCTTCAGGCAACAGTTAGTGGTCTTCATGAGACACAGCCCCCGTCAGTTCGAATTTCTGCTGTGCGAGCCATCTGGGG GTACTGTGACCAGCTCAAGGTCTCCGAGAGCACCCACGTGCTtcagcccttcctccccagcatCCTGGACGGCTTGATCCACCTGGCGGCCCAGTTTAGCTCAGAGGTCCTCAACCTTGTGATGGAGACCCTGTGCATCGTCTGCACGGTGGACCCGGAGTTCACAGCCAGCGTGGAAGGCAAAATCTGCCCCTTCACCATCGCCATCTTCCTCAAGTACAGTAACG ATCCTGTGGTCGCCTCGTTGGCTCAAGACATCTTCAAGGAGCTGTCCCAGATTGAGGCCTGTCAGGGCCCAATGCAGATGAGGCTGATTCCCACTCTGGTCAGCATCATGCAGGCCCCCACAGACAAGATCCCCGCCGGGCTCTGCGCG ACAGCCATCGACATCCTGACCACGGTGGTGCGGAATACGAAGCCCCCCCTTTCCCAGCTTCTCATCTGCCAGGCTTTCCCTGCCGTGGCCCAGTGCACCCTCCACACGGACGACAATGCCACCATGCAG AACGGCGGAGAGTGCCTGCGGGCCTATGTGTCGGTGGCGCTGGAGCAGGTGGCCCAGTGGCGCGATGAGCAGGGCCACAGTGGGCTGTGGTACGTGATGCAGGTGGTGAGCCAGCTCCTGGACCCCCGCACCTCTGAGTTCACCGCCGCCTTTGTGGGCCGCCTCGTGTCCACCCTCATCTCCAAGGCcgggcaggagctgggggagaaCCTCGACCAGATTCTCCGTGCCATCCTCAGCAAGATGCAGCAGGCGGAGACGCTCAGCGTCATGCAG CTGGAGCCCCTCCTGGAGTTCCTGTGCAGCCTCCCGGGACCCACCGGCAAGCCCGCCCTGGAATTCGTGATGGCCGAGTGGACCAGCCGGCAGCACCTGTTCTACGGGCAGTACGAGGGCAAAGTCAG CTCCGTGGCGCTGTGCAAGCTGCTCCAGCATGGCATCACCGCGGACGACAGGCGGCTGCAGGACATACGCGTGAAGGGCGAGGAGATCTACGGCCTGGATGAGGGCGTCCGCACCCGCTCCAAGTCGGCCAAGA accccGAGCGCTGGACGAACGTCCCCCTGCTGGTCAAGATCCTGAAGCTGATCATCAACGAGCTGTCGAGCGTCATGGAGGCAAATGCCGCCCGCCAGGCCACACCCGCGGGCTGGGGCCCAG ATGATGCCAATGACATGTGGGAGGACcaggaggaggacgaggacgaggaggaggacgGGCTTGCTGGCCAGCTCCTGTCGGACATCCTTGCTACGAGTAAATACG AGGAGGATTACTACGAGGACGATGAGGAAGACGACCCTGATGCCCTGAAGGACCCCCTCTATCAGATCGACCTCCAG GCGTACCTCACGGACTTCCTGTGCCAGTTCGCACAGCAGCCCTGCTACGCCGTGTTCTCGGGCCACCTCAGCGATGGCGAGAGGCGGGTGCTGCAGACCATCGGCATCTAA
- the IPO9 gene encoding importin-9 isoform X1: MAAAAAAGASSGLPGPVAQGLKEALVDTLTGILSPVQEVRAAAEEQIKVLEVTEEFGVHLAELTVDPQGALAIRQLASVILKQYVETHWCAQSEKFRPPETTERAKAVIRELLPNGLRESISKVRSSAAYAVSAVAHWDWPEAWPQLFSLLMEMLVSGDLNAVHGAMRVLTEFTREVTDTQMPLVAPVILPEMYRIFTMAEVYGIRTRSRAVEIFTTCAHMICNMEELEKGAAKVLIFPVVQQFTEAFVQALQIPDGPTSDSGFKMEVLKAVTALVKNFPKHMVSSMQQILPIVWNTLTESAAFYVRTEVNYTEEVEDPVDSDGEVLGFENLVFSIFEFVHALLENSKFKSTVKKALPELIYYVILYMQITEEQIKVWTANPQQFVEDEDDDTFSYTVRIAAQDLLLAVATDFQNESAAALAAAATRHLQEAEQTRSSGAEHWWKTHEACMLALGSVKSVLTDGVKSGRVHFDVHGFLAGVVLADLGLSVSPFLLGRALWAASRFTVAMSPELIQQFLQATVSGLHETQPPSVRISAVRAIWGYCDQLKVSESTHVLQPFLPSILDGLIHLAAQFSSEVLNLVMETLCIVCTVDPEFTASVEGKICPFTIAIFLKYSNDPVVASLAQDIFKELSQIEACQGPMQMRLIPTLVSIMQAPTDKIPAGLCATAIDILTTVVRNTKPPLSQLLICQAFPAVAQCTLHTDDNATMQNGGECLRAYVSVALEQVAQWRDEQGHSGLWYVMQVVSQLLDPRTSEFTAAFVGRLVSTLISKAGQELGENLDQILRAILSKMQQAETLSVMQSLIMVFAHLVHTQLEPLLEFLCSLPGPTGKPALEFVMAEWTSRQHLFYGQYEGKVSSVALCKLLQHGITADDRRLQDIRVKGEEIYGLDEGVRTRSKSAKNPERWTNVPLLVKILKLIINELSSVMEANAARQATPAGWGPDDANDMWEDQEEDEDEEEDGLAGQLLSDILATSKYEEDYYEDDEEDDPDALKDPLYQIDLQAYLTDFLCQFAQQPCYAVFSGHLSDGERRVLQTIGI, encoded by the exons AATTTGGTGTTCACCTGGCAGAGCTGACCGTGGACCCCCAGGGGGCACTGGCAATCCGTCAG CTGGCGTCGGTCATTCTGAAGCAGTACGTGGAGACTCACTGGTGCGCCCAGTCAGAGAAGTTCCGACCCCCGGAGACCACGGAAAGG GCAAAAGCTGTCATCCGGGAGCTGCTGCCCAACGGGCTGAGAGAGTCGATAAGCAAGGTGCGCTCCAGCGCGGCCTACGCCGTGTCGGCCGTCGCCCACTGGGACTGGCCCGAGGCTTGGCCCCAGCTCTTCAGCCTGCTCATGGAGATGCTGGTGAGCGGAGACCTGAATGCGGTCCACGGAGCCATGCGCGTGCTGACAG AATTCACTCGAGAAGTGACGGACACGCAGATGCCGCTTGTCGCCCCCGTCATCCTCCCAGAGATGTACAGGATCTTCACCATGGCTGAG GTGTATGGTATTCGAACCCGTTCCCGTGCTGTGGAGATTTTCACCACTTGTGCCCACATGATCTGTAACATGGAGGAACTGGAGAAG GGTGCGGCCAAGGTCCTGATCTTTCCCGTGGTGCAGCAGTTCACAGAGGCCTTCGTCCAGGCCCTGCAGATACCGGACGGCCCCACGTCTGACAGCGGGTTCAAGATGGAAGTCCTCAAG GCAGTGACAGCCCTGGTGAAAAACTTCCCAAAGCACATGGTGTCTTCCATGCAGCAAATTCTGCCTATTGTTTGGAACACCTTAACTGAGAGTGCAGCCTT TTACGTGAGGACAGAGGTGAACTACACAGAAGAGGTAGAAGACCCTGTGGACTCTGACG GTGAAGTCCTGGGCTTTGAAAATCTCGTCTTTAGCATTTTTGAATTTGTCCACGCTCTACTAGAAAACAGCAAGTTCAAAAGCACTGTTAAAAAAGCCCTGCCGGAGCTGATTTACTACGTCATCCTGTACATGCAGATCACTGAGGAGCAG ATCAAAGTGTGGACGGCCAACCCCCAGCAGTTCGTAGAAGATGAAGACGATGATACTTTCTCCTACACCGTTAGGATTGCAGCACAAGACCTGCTGCTG GCTGTGGCCACCGATTTCCAGAACGAGAGTGCAGCTGCCCTGGCCGCTGCAGCCACGCGGCACCTGCAGGAGGCCGAGCAGACCAGGAGCAGCGGCGCCGAGCACTG GTGGAAGACTCACGAGGCCTGCATGCTGGCCCTGGGCTCAGTGAAGTCCGTCCTCACCGACGGTGTGAAGAGCGGCCGGGTCCACTTCGACGTGCACGGGTTCCTGGCCGGCGTCGTCCTGGCAGACCTCGGCCTCTCAG tgTCTCCTTTCCTCTTGGGCCGGGCCCTTTGGGCTGCCAGTCGGTTCACTGTTGCTATGTCCCCTGAACTGATCCAGCAGTTTCTTCAGGCAACAGTTAGTGGTCTTCATGAGACACAGCCCCCGTCAGTTCGAATTTCTGCTGTGCGAGCCATCTGGGG GTACTGTGACCAGCTCAAGGTCTCCGAGAGCACCCACGTGCTtcagcccttcctccccagcatCCTGGACGGCTTGATCCACCTGGCGGCCCAGTTTAGCTCAGAGGTCCTCAACCTTGTGATGGAGACCCTGTGCATCGTCTGCACGGTGGACCCGGAGTTCACAGCCAGCGTGGAAGGCAAAATCTGCCCCTTCACCATCGCCATCTTCCTCAAGTACAGTAACG ATCCTGTGGTCGCCTCGTTGGCTCAAGACATCTTCAAGGAGCTGTCCCAGATTGAGGCCTGTCAGGGCCCAATGCAGATGAGGCTGATTCCCACTCTGGTCAGCATCATGCAGGCCCCCACAGACAAGATCCCCGCCGGGCTCTGCGCG ACAGCCATCGACATCCTGACCACGGTGGTGCGGAATACGAAGCCCCCCCTTTCCCAGCTTCTCATCTGCCAGGCTTTCCCTGCCGTGGCCCAGTGCACCCTCCACACGGACGACAATGCCACCATGCAG AACGGCGGAGAGTGCCTGCGGGCCTATGTGTCGGTGGCGCTGGAGCAGGTGGCCCAGTGGCGCGATGAGCAGGGCCACAGTGGGCTGTGGTACGTGATGCAGGTGGTGAGCCAGCTCCTGGACCCCCGCACCTCTGAGTTCACCGCCGCCTTTGTGGGCCGCCTCGTGTCCACCCTCATCTCCAAGGCcgggcaggagctgggggagaaCCTCGACCAGATTCTCCGTGCCATCCTCAGCAAGATGCAGCAGGCGGAGACGCTCAGCGTCATGCAG TCCCTGATCATGGTGTTCGCCCACCTGGTGCACACTCAGCTGGAGCCCCTCCTGGAGTTCCTGTGCAGCCTCCCGGGACCCACCGGCAAGCCCGCCCTGGAATTCGTGATGGCCGAGTGGACCAGCCGGCAGCACCTGTTCTACGGGCAGTACGAGGGCAAAGTCAG CTCCGTGGCGCTGTGCAAGCTGCTCCAGCATGGCATCACCGCGGACGACAGGCGGCTGCAGGACATACGCGTGAAGGGCGAGGAGATCTACGGCCTGGATGAGGGCGTCCGCACCCGCTCCAAGTCGGCCAAGA accccGAGCGCTGGACGAACGTCCCCCTGCTGGTCAAGATCCTGAAGCTGATCATCAACGAGCTGTCGAGCGTCATGGAGGCAAATGCCGCCCGCCAGGCCACACCCGCGGGCTGGGGCCCAG ATGATGCCAATGACATGTGGGAGGACcaggaggaggacgaggacgaggaggaggacgGGCTTGCTGGCCAGCTCCTGTCGGACATCCTTGCTACGAGTAAATACG AGGAGGATTACTACGAGGACGATGAGGAAGACGACCCTGATGCCCTGAAGGACCCCCTCTATCAGATCGACCTCCAG GCGTACCTCACGGACTTCCTGTGCCAGTTCGCACAGCAGCCCTGCTACGCCGTGTTCTCGGGCCACCTCAGCGATGGCGAGAGGCGGGTGCTGCAGACCATCGGCATCTAA